From one Triticum urartu cultivar G1812 chromosome 3, Tu2.1, whole genome shotgun sequence genomic stretch:
- the LOC125549267 gene encoding noroxomaritidine synthase 2-like: MASVSYLELTLASLCFVLFYCFHVRSKRNNPALPLDWPLVGMLPALFANLPRLHDWVTSVLVASPLSFRFAGPPRSRMQLFTTADPANVRHVFTSNFPNYPKGPEFAQIMDIFGGGIFNADGDSWRRQRAKAQLLMSGPRFRAFVSRCSRRKVERDLLPLLARVAGVGAGECDLQDVFLRLTFDITTTLVFGVDPGCLAVGFPEVPFARAIDDAMDVIVVRNLLPLSWWKLLRRLGVGYERKMALAWRDIDRFIGDTIAKRRQAVKARGGIEDSADLLSSYIDDDDDDAGSGTVVDVFLRDTTMNLMIAGRDTTGSALTWFFYLLTRNPGVVSKILAELDTIKTTTTTLDGMVTFDPDELGRLVYLHAALCESLRLYPPVPFEHKGVVAAEALPSGHEVRPGDKIFVSLYAMGRMEAVWGKDCREFRPERWIGEDGKLRYVPSYKFISFNSGPRTCLGKDMAFVQLKAVAAAVVRNFEVDVVPGHVIEPKISIVLHMKNGFKARIKKRQVMKI, translated from the coding sequence ATGGCGTCCGTCTCCTACCTCGAGCTTACTCTCGCCTCGCTCTGCTTCGTCTTGTTTTACTGCTTCCACGTCAGGTCCAAGCGCAATAACCCAGCGCTCCCGCTGGACTGGCCGCTGGTGGGCATGCTCCCGGCGCTCTTCGCCAACCTGCCGCGCCTCCACGACTGGGTCACCTCCGTCCTCGTCGCCAGCCCGCTCAGCTTCCGCTTCGCCGGCCCGCCGCGCTCAAGGATGCAGCTCTTCACCACCGCCGATCCGGCCAACGTTCGCCACGTCTTCACCTCCAACTTCCCCAACTACCCCAAGGGCCCCGAGTTTGCCCAGATCATGGACATTTTCGGCGGTGGTATCTTCAACGCCGACGGCGACTCCTGGCGCCGCCAGCGTGCCAAGGCGCAGCTGCTCATGTCCGGGCCTCGGTTCCGAGCCTTCGTGTCCCGCTGCAGCCGCCGCAAGGTCGAGCGCGACCTGCTCCCGCTGCTAGCCCGCGTCGCAGGCGTCGGCGCCGGCGAGTGCGACCTGCAGGACGTGTTCCTCAGGCTCACGTTCGACATTACAACCACACTGGTCTTCGGCGTCGACCCTGGCTGCCTGGCCGTCGGCTTTCCGGAGGTGCCATTCGCGCGCGCCATAGATGACGCCATGGATGTGATCGTCGTCCGCAACTTGCTCCCGCTGTCGTGGTGGAAGCTGCTGCGGCGGCTCGGGGTCGGGTACGAGCGGAAGATGGCGCTGGCCTGGCGCGACATCGACCGGTTCATCGGCGACACGATCGCCAAGCGGCGGCAGGCGGTGAAGGCCAGAGGCGGGATCGAGGACTCCGCGGACCTGCTCTCCTCCTACattgacgacgacgacgacgacgccggcagcggcaCGGTCGTCGACGTATTCCTCCGGGACACGACCATGAACCTTATGATCGCCGGCCGGGACACGACCGGGTCGGCGCTGACCTGGTTCTTCTACCTCCTCACCAGGAACCCGGGCGTGGTGTCCAAGATCCTCGCAGAGCTCGACACCATCaagaccaccaccaccaccctgGACGGCATGGTGACCTTCGACCCGGACGAGCTCGGCCGGCTGGTGTACCTGCACGCGGCCCTGTGCGAGTCGCTCCGGTTGTACCCGCCGGTGCCGTTTGAGCACAAGGGCGTGGTCGCCGCCGAGGCGCTGCCGAGCGGGCACGAGGTGCGGCCAGGGGACAAGATCTTTGTGTCGCTGTACGCGATGGGGAGGATGGAGGCCGTGTGGGGCAAGGACTGCCGGGAGTTCCGGCCGGAGCGGTGGATCGGGGAGGACGGCAAGCTGCGGTACGTGCCGTCGTACAAGTTCATCTCCTTCAACTCCGGGCCGCGGACCTGCCTCGGCAAGGACATGGCGTTCGTGCAGCTCAAGGCCGTGGCGGCCGCCGTGGTGAGGAACTTCGAGGTGGACGTCGTGCCGGGGCACGTCATCGAGCCCAAGATATCCATCGTTCTCCACATGAAGAACGGCTTCAAAGCCAGGATCAAGAAGAGGCAGGTGATGAAGATCTGA